In one Rhizobium leguminosarum genomic region, the following are encoded:
- a CDS encoding MFS transporter produces the protein MSRLFPDVFRNPAIRASMIAIFTFGMAGAMTAPYRSIIGIRELGLSDGLYSALSFASAAVNVVISILLGNLADRLGEYRSTMIGACIFGIVGYGMVYAFPTAAIFIISGLLLLPIYGALNSLLFANARAAMHGMNRSEMVTANSGVRAMISLSWVLIPGMTGLLLSGASSMLPAYLFASMSCLLCQGIIVFALPKRAATAMAAVHHLSYLGALRQVVSPRISAHIAGVALITSTLHLNDALLPLIATGAAHGALSDVGILVGIVALLEVVFIIVWSRVARKAGQMTALAAGTMIYAVFLSLLGFASEPWHLYALTLLAGIGAAAIISIPITYLQDLIADRPGLGSALISVNIFASAGIGALVFASGTWVTGYSGTAILSAATGLSGIAILGLLQRRNAVAPAEAEVQ, from the coding sequence ATGAGCCGCCTTTTCCCCGACGTCTTCCGCAATCCGGCGATCCGCGCCAGCATGATCGCCATTTTCACCTTCGGGATGGCGGGAGCGATGACCGCACCCTATCGTTCGATCATCGGCATCCGCGAACTGGGGTTAAGCGACGGCCTCTACTCCGCCCTCAGCTTCGCCTCGGCGGCGGTCAATGTCGTCATCAGCATCCTGCTCGGAAATCTCGCCGATCGGCTTGGCGAGTACCGGTCGACGATGATCGGCGCCTGCATTTTCGGTATCGTCGGCTACGGCATGGTCTACGCTTTTCCCACCGCAGCCATCTTCATCATCAGCGGGTTGCTGCTGCTGCCGATCTACGGGGCGCTGAACTCGCTGCTGTTTGCCAATGCGCGCGCGGCAATGCATGGCATGAACCGAAGCGAAATGGTGACGGCCAACTCCGGCGTGCGTGCGATGATCTCGCTTTCCTGGGTGCTGATCCCCGGGATGACCGGCCTGCTGCTCTCGGGCGCCTCGAGCATGCTGCCGGCCTACCTGTTTGCCAGCATGTCATGCCTGCTATGCCAGGGGATCATCGTCTTCGCCCTGCCGAAGCGGGCAGCAACGGCGATGGCTGCGGTCCATCATCTCAGCTATCTCGGCGCGCTGCGGCAAGTTGTTTCGCCGCGGATTTCGGCGCATATCGCAGGCGTCGCGCTGATTACCAGCACGCTGCATCTCAATGACGCGCTTCTGCCGCTGATCGCCACAGGTGCTGCCCATGGTGCGCTGAGCGACGTCGGCATTCTTGTCGGCATCGTCGCATTGCTGGAGGTCGTCTTCATCATCGTCTGGTCGCGGGTTGCGCGGAAGGCCGGGCAGATGACGGCGCTTGCCGCCGGCACCATGATCTATGCCGTGTTCCTCAGCCTTCTCGGCTTTGCCTCGGAGCCGTGGCACCTCTATGCGCTGACCTTGCTCGCCGGCATCGGCGCGGCGGCAATCATCAGCATTCCGATCACCTATCTGCAGGATCTCATCGCCGATCGGCCAGGCCTCGGCAGCGCGCTGATCTCCGTCAATATCTTTGCGAGCGCCGGGATCGGAGCACTGGTCTTTGCTTCGGGCACATGGGTGACAGGTTATTCCGGAACCGCCATCCTCAGCGCCGCCACGGGATTGTCGGGGATCGCAATCCTCGGCCTGCTGCAGAGACGCAATGCCGTTGCCCCGGCCGAAGCCGAAGTGCAATAA
- a CDS encoding MurR/RpiR family transcriptional regulator, giving the protein MDIFSTLQEDRGRLSPSESRIAEIIVNDFEFAVNASIIELAERAAVSPPTVTRFCRRLGCESFSDFKVQLARTAHIGVRYLKPESKSTDPADVAQDIITKAQNALFLLHRSLDLAAIEAAVSHIAKADMIYAFGSGGNSSMIADELQNRLFRLGLRITASSDHSMQLMMAAAARPGDVLIGSSFSGRNMELVRAFELARGAKVKTIALTQTASPVAKAAEIVVPIDLPEGNNIYRPTSTRIAYIATVDILSSLVAYAVQPKATTTLRRIKQQLVIHRDGDDRQLLGD; this is encoded by the coding sequence TTGGATATATTTTCGACATTGCAGGAAGATAGGGGTCGGCTCTCTCCCTCCGAGAGCCGCATCGCGGAAATCATCGTCAACGATTTCGAGTTCGCCGTGAACGCTTCGATCATCGAGCTTGCCGAACGGGCCGCGGTGTCGCCGCCGACCGTCACCCGCTTTTGCCGCCGGCTGGGTTGCGAGAGCTTTTCCGACTTCAAGGTGCAGCTCGCCCGGACCGCCCATATCGGCGTGCGTTATCTGAAGCCGGAATCGAAAAGCACCGATCCGGCCGATGTCGCCCAGGATATCATCACCAAGGCCCAGAACGCGCTCTTTCTCCTGCACCGGTCGCTCGATCTTGCCGCGATCGAAGCCGCCGTTTCACACATCGCCAAGGCCGATATGATCTACGCCTTCGGCTCGGGCGGCAATTCGTCGATGATTGCCGACGAGCTGCAGAACCGCCTCTTCCGTCTCGGGCTTCGCATCACGGCAAGTTCCGATCACAGCATGCAGCTGATGATGGCGGCCGCGGCAAGGCCGGGCGACGTGTTGATCGGTTCGTCCTTCTCGGGGCGCAATATGGAGCTGGTGCGGGCCTTCGAACTTGCCCGCGGCGCCAAGGTGAAGACGATCGCACTGACCCAGACGGCAAGCCCGGTTGCCAAGGCCGCCGAAATCGTCGTGCCGATCGACCTTCCCGAAGGCAACAATATCTATCGCCCGACTTCGACGCGCATCGCCTACATCGCGACCGTCGATATTCTGTCGAGCCTGGTCGCCTACGCCGTGCAGCCAAAGGCGACGACGACGCTGCGCCGCATCAAGCAGCAGCTGGTCATTCACCGCGACGGCGACGACCGGCAATTGCTTGGAGATTGA
- a CDS encoding SDR family oxidoreductase, whose translation MKQSIAIVTGAAGDIGAAIAARLADDHDVVLLADIDAAAAAAVASKLGPDDRFVAVECDVTRETSIAELAKRAADAGLVRTLVNNAGAARATSLHETTPEIWRADNALNLEAAFLCFRAFEPMLQASKGSVVNIASVNGMNVFGHPAYSAAKAGLLHFTRLVAVEYGKFGIRSNAVAPGTVKTHAWEARAAANPDVFEEARRWYPLQRVVDPKDVANAVGFLAGPLAAAITGVCLPVDCGLTAGQAELARTFSQSEHY comes from the coding sequence ATGAAGCAGTCGATAGCCATCGTCACCGGCGCTGCGGGCGATATTGGTGCGGCGATCGCCGCGCGCCTCGCCGATGACCACGATGTCGTGTTGCTCGCCGATATCGATGCTGCGGCGGCGGCTGCCGTGGCTTCGAAGCTCGGGCCGGATGATCGCTTCGTGGCGGTCGAGTGTGATGTGACCAGAGAGACGAGCATTGCCGAATTGGCGAAACGGGCAGCCGACGCCGGCTTGGTGCGAACCCTCGTCAACAATGCCGGAGCAGCCCGCGCCACCAGCCTGCATGAGACGACGCCGGAGATCTGGCGGGCGGACAATGCGCTCAATCTCGAAGCGGCGTTCTTATGTTTCCGCGCCTTCGAGCCGATGCTGCAGGCTTCGAAGGGGTCGGTCGTCAACATCGCCTCGGTCAACGGCATGAATGTCTTCGGGCACCCGGCCTATAGCGCCGCCAAGGCCGGCCTTCTGCATTTCACCCGGCTGGTCGCCGTCGAATACGGCAAGTTCGGCATCCGCTCCAACGCGGTCGCCCCCGGCACGGTGAAGACGCACGCCTGGGAGGCACGCGCCGCAGCCAATCCGGATGTTTTCGAGGAAGCGCGCCGCTGGTATCCGCTGCAGCGCGTCGTCGATCCCAAGGATGTCGCCAATGCCGTTGGCTTCCTTGCCGGTCCGCTGGCCGCAGCCATCACTGGCGTCTGCCTGCCCGTCGATTGCGGCCTCACCGCAGGCCAGGCCGAGCTCGCACGGACCTTCTCCCAATCAGAACATTACTGA
- a CDS encoding ATP-binding cassette domain-containing protein: protein MPEDRLTEGLFLGLSVGSNLSAGVLPGLTNGWGLLDEKRITDYETGWLSRLSIKTAGVHAPVSSLSGGNQQRVVLAKALARNPQVVILNGPTVGVDVGSKDEIHQIIAVIILQLLSTGFNMLLLYVSDGNFFRDFVWGFLLLLIMSATSVLRSKRR from the coding sequence GTGCCGGAAGATCGGCTGACGGAAGGACTATTTCTCGGCCTTTCGGTCGGCTCCAACCTCAGCGCTGGCGTGCTTCCGGGCCTGACCAATGGCTGGGGTCTGCTCGATGAGAAGAGGATCACGGACTACGAAACCGGCTGGCTTTCCAGATTGTCGATAAAGACCGCAGGCGTTCACGCTCCGGTTAGTTCATTATCGGGTGGCAATCAGCAGCGGGTGGTTCTGGCCAAGGCCTTGGCACGCAATCCGCAGGTCGTCATTCTGAATGGCCCGACCGTGGGTGTCGATGTCGGCTCGAAGGATGAGATACATCAGATCATCGCCGTGATCATTCTCCAGCTGCTCTCGACAGGCTTCAACATGCTGTTGCTCTATGTCTCGGACGGCAATTTCTTCCGTGATTTCGTCTGGGGTTTCCTGCTGCTGCTCATCATGTCGGCAACAAGTGTCTTGAGATCGAAACGAAGATGA
- a CDS encoding M42 family metallopeptidase, which yields MDALGNLTLTVKGTDPAAPRVMIFAHTDQMGLVVRRIEADGYLRIERLGGVPDRVLPGLRMVVTNRHGETIPCIVGIKAHHATPQDEKSQVVGTDKLYLDLGVDSAAEVAELGIEIGAPVTYSPEFQRFGPHKICGTALDDRAGCAALMELIRSAVEIPVPATLLAVFTVQEEFNLRGAMVSAQRLLPDAAISIDIMVASDTPDLLQRGDLRLGGGPALGMYSFHGRGTLNGTLPHPALVNHLSATGAETGIPLQRSAHTGCLTDSSYVQLVGDGIPSMDIGFPTRYTHTPIEVCDLRDLEGIVVILHGALDNMTSEFSFSRRRA from the coding sequence ATGGACGCGCTCGGCAACCTCACCTTGACAGTCAAGGGCACCGATCCGGCTGCTCCCCGGGTAATGATCTTTGCGCATACCGATCAAATGGGACTGGTCGTGCGGCGTATCGAGGCCGACGGCTATCTGAGAATAGAGCGGCTGGGCGGCGTGCCTGACCGCGTGCTGCCTGGTCTCAGGATGGTCGTGACCAACAGGCACGGCGAGACAATACCCTGCATTGTCGGCATCAAAGCCCACCACGCCACGCCGCAGGATGAAAAAAGCCAGGTCGTCGGCACCGACAAGCTCTATCTCGATCTTGGCGTCGATAGCGCCGCCGAAGTAGCCGAACTCGGGATCGAAATTGGCGCACCGGTCACCTATAGCCCGGAATTCCAACGGTTCGGCCCTCACAAGATCTGCGGCACGGCCCTTGACGACAGAGCTGGCTGCGCGGCGCTGATGGAGCTTATCCGGTCCGCCGTCGAGATACCGGTGCCTGCAACCCTGCTGGCAGTTTTCACGGTGCAGGAAGAATTCAATCTTCGCGGCGCGATGGTCTCGGCCCAGCGCCTGTTGCCGGATGCGGCGATTTCGATCGATATCATGGTGGCCTCGGACACGCCCGATCTTCTGCAAAGGGGTGATCTTCGGCTTGGCGGCGGCCCAGCGCTCGGCATGTACAGCTTTCACGGCCGGGGAACATTGAACGGCACGCTGCCACACCCGGCTCTTGTCAATCACCTTTCGGCAACCGGCGCCGAAACCGGTATCCCATTACAGCGAAGCGCGCACACTGGTTGCCTGACGGATTCGTCCTACGTGCAGCTTGTCGGTGACGGGATTCCGTCCATGGATATCGGTTTTCCGACCCGCTACACCCATACTCCAATTGAGGTCTGCGATTTACGCGACCTGGAAGGCATTGTGGTCATTCTCCATGGCGCGCTGGACAATATGACATCCGAATTCTCATTCTCGCGCCGGAGAGCCTGA
- a CDS encoding BtpA/SgcQ family protein: protein MNWLNEVFGVKKPIIAMCHLQAMPGDPYFDAKSGMTKVINMALQDLTNLQDGGVDAVMFSNEFSLPYLTKVKTETTAAMARVIGELMPSIKVPFGVNVLWDPIASIDLAAATGALFIREIISGVYASDFGLWNTAVGETVRHKMRLTPDLRMLYNIVPEAASYLGDRTIVDIAKSTVFNNRPDALCVSGLTAGAETDTQILSTVKNAVPETVLFCNTGCRLENVERQLSVADGAVVGSTFKIDGKFENLVDPVRVRAFMDKVKSLR, encoded by the coding sequence ATGAATTGGTTAAACGAAGTCTTCGGCGTCAAAAAGCCCATTATTGCCATGTGCCATCTCCAGGCCATGCCCGGCGATCCCTATTTCGATGCGAAGTCGGGCATGACGAAGGTCATCAATATGGCCCTGCAGGATCTGACCAATCTGCAGGACGGCGGCGTAGATGCCGTGATGTTCTCCAACGAATTCAGCCTGCCTTACCTGACCAAGGTCAAGACCGAGACCACGGCGGCGATGGCGCGGGTCATCGGCGAGCTCATGCCTTCGATCAAGGTGCCTTTTGGCGTCAACGTTCTCTGGGACCCGATCGCTTCGATCGACCTGGCCGCGGCAACTGGTGCGCTTTTCATCCGTGAAATCATCAGCGGCGTCTACGCCAGCGACTTTGGCCTCTGGAACACCGCTGTTGGAGAAACGGTGCGCCACAAGATGCGCCTGACACCGGATCTGCGCATGCTCTACAACATCGTGCCGGAGGCTGCGAGCTATCTCGGCGACAGGACAATTGTCGACATCGCCAAGTCTACCGTCTTCAATAATCGCCCTGATGCGCTCTGTGTATCCGGTTTGACAGCGGGAGCCGAGACCGACACCCAGATCCTGTCGACCGTCAAGAATGCCGTGCCCGAGACCGTCCTGTTCTGCAACACCGGTTGCCGGCTGGAGAACGTGGAACGTCAGCTGTCGGTTGCCGACGGTGCTGTCGTCGGCTCTACCTTCAAGATCGACGGCAAATTCGAAAACCTGGTGGATCCGGTCCGCGTCAGGGCGTTCATGGATAAGGTCAAGTCGCTGCGTTAA
- a CDS encoding ROK family transcriptional regulator encodes MKAISGTNLEQAKSHNRRVVIEAVRTHGPLSRAAIARMTALTAQTVSNIVEELERSHLLVPAEAQKLARGQPIIPYSINPAGAYSIGLELGRQRASGVLTDLSGAVCARIERHVEHPDPQRAMPALQSIVEDLQRAFAFDRNRLLGVGMALPGRYADGGTTSLSPQSLPGWQDFPVGHELEQRVKVPVLVENDATAAAIGERLHGVARGFGSFVYLFLAGGGGIGAGMFLDGHLYKGSRNNAGEIGHIIVEPHGRLCSCGKRGCLDRYISPAVAYEFMGIENAEELPADDLDALIAKGGEGLDAWLDQAVQPLRQTVDFLELAFDPQTIVLGGSVSTVLMRRLAERLEPLHTPIDPSQKRTVPRVMIGMTGEDTAILGAAALPIFSETNPRFDVLQKPVG; translated from the coding sequence ATGAAGGCGATCTCCGGCACGAATCTCGAGCAGGCCAAGTCTCACAACCGGCGTGTGGTGATCGAGGCTGTCCGCACGCATGGTCCCTTGTCGCGCGCTGCGATCGCCCGGATGACGGCGCTGACGGCCCAGACCGTATCGAATATTGTCGAAGAACTGGAGAGGTCGCACCTTCTGGTGCCGGCCGAGGCGCAGAAGCTGGCGCGCGGCCAGCCGATCATCCCCTATTCCATCAATCCCGCCGGCGCCTATTCGATCGGTCTCGAACTTGGCCGCCAACGCGCCAGCGGCGTTCTGACGGATCTCTCCGGCGCCGTCTGCGCGCGCATCGAGCGCCACGTCGAACACCCAGATCCGCAAAGGGCAATGCCGGCGCTCCAGTCGATCGTCGAGGATCTGCAGCGGGCCTTCGCCTTCGACCGAAACCGGCTGCTCGGCGTCGGCATGGCCCTGCCCGGCCGTTATGCCGATGGCGGCACCACCTCTCTCAGCCCGCAAAGCCTGCCCGGCTGGCAGGATTTTCCTGTCGGGCATGAGCTGGAACAGCGGGTCAAGGTGCCGGTGCTCGTCGAAAATGATGCGACGGCGGCGGCGATCGGCGAGCGTCTTCATGGCGTCGCCCGCGGTTTTGGCAGCTTCGTCTATCTGTTTCTCGCCGGCGGCGGCGGCATCGGCGCCGGAATGTTCCTCGACGGCCACCTCTACAAGGGCAGCCGCAACAATGCCGGCGAGATCGGCCATATCATCGTCGAGCCGCATGGCAGGCTCTGCAGCTGCGGCAAACGCGGCTGCCTGGATCGCTACATCTCGCCGGCCGTCGCCTACGAATTCATGGGTATAGAAAACGCCGAAGAGCTGCCGGCCGACGATCTCGACGCGCTGATCGCCAAGGGCGGCGAAGGTCTGGACGCCTGGCTGGATCAGGCCGTCCAGCCGCTGCGGCAGACCGTCGATTTCCTGGAGCTTGCCTTCGATCCGCAGACCATCGTGCTCGGCGGCAGCGTATCGACAGTGCTGATGCGCCGGCTTGCAGAGCGGCTGGAGCCGCTGCACACCCCGATCGACCCAAGCCAGAAGCGGACCGTTCCCCGCGTCATGATCGGCATGACCGGCGAGGACACGGCCATCCTCGGCGCCGCCGCCCTGCCGATCTTTTCCGAAACCAATCCGCGCTTCGACGTCCTGCAAAAGCCGGTCGGCTGA
- a CDS encoding RidA family protein: protein MPIKRYGTVQSGAGGKALPFARAVEADGWLYVSGQVAMEDGEIIDGNIIAQTHKTIANVLAILDEAGYGVEDVVRVGVWLDDPRDFWTFNKIYQEYFGEHPPARACVQSSMMVDCKVEIDCVAYKKKDA, encoded by the coding sequence ATGCCCATCAAGCGCTATGGCACTGTTCAATCGGGCGCCGGCGGCAAGGCGCTGCCTTTCGCGCGTGCGGTCGAAGCCGACGGATGGCTGTATGTTTCCGGCCAGGTTGCGATGGAAGACGGCGAAATCATCGACGGCAACATCATCGCCCAGACCCACAAGACGATCGCCAACGTTCTGGCGATCCTCGATGAGGCTGGATACGGTGTCGAGGATGTCGTGCGCGTCGGCGTCTGGCTCGACGATCCGCGCGACTTCTGGACCTTCAATAAGATTTATCAGGAGTATTTCGGCGAGCACCCGCCGGCACGCGCCTGCGTGCAATCGTCGATGATGGTCGATTGCAAGGTTGAGATCGACTGCGTGGCCTATAAGAAGAAGGACGCATAG
- a CDS encoding DeoR/GlpR family DNA-binding transcription regulator, whose translation MSASQKRKTHILQTISAEETITVADLAASLDVSEMTIRRDLSELEKEGLLKRVHGGAVSSHGRSYEPPFTLRRDQATDAKRRIAEVAASMVEEGDSLALDVGSTVLELAKQLSKRRGLTIVTPSVRILNHFINNKDIRLIVTGGILRNGEESLVGDLAAQAFRGLFVDKLFLGVGGLDAQNGLTEYNWDDALVKRAMIGSAKEVILLIDSSKFGRSAFAKIAELRDIHVVVTDVRPPPELLQKLEENKVRVIVADGHSEGNED comes from the coding sequence ATGAGTGCGTCGCAAAAACGAAAAACGCATATCCTTCAGACCATCTCCGCCGAGGAAACCATCACCGTCGCCGACCTGGCTGCAAGCCTGGACGTGTCGGAAATGACAATCCGGCGCGACCTGTCGGAGTTGGAAAAGGAAGGCCTGCTGAAGCGGGTCCACGGCGGCGCCGTCAGCAGCCACGGCAGAAGTTACGAGCCGCCATTCACGCTGCGCCGCGACCAGGCGACCGATGCGAAGCGCCGCATTGCCGAAGTGGCCGCCTCCATGGTGGAAGAAGGCGATAGCCTGGCGCTCGATGTTGGCTCCACGGTTCTTGAACTCGCCAAGCAGTTGAGCAAGCGGCGGGGGCTGACGATCGTCACGCCTAGCGTCCGCATCCTCAACCACTTCATCAACAACAAGGATATCCGGCTCATCGTCACCGGCGGCATCCTGCGCAATGGCGAGGAGTCGCTGGTCGGCGATCTGGCGGCCCAGGCGTTCCGGGGGCTGTTCGTCGACAAGCTCTTCCTTGGTGTGGGAGGGCTCGATGCCCAGAACGGATTGACTGAATACAACTGGGACGATGCGCTGGTGAAGCGCGCCATGATCGGCAGCGCCAAGGAAGTCATCCTGCTGATCGACAGCAGCAAGTTCGGGCGCAGCGCCTTCGCCAAGATCGCCGAGCTGCGAGATATCCACGTCGTCGTCACGGACGTTCGGCCACCCCCCGAGCTCCTCCAGAAACTGGAAGAGAACAAGGTGAGGGTCATCGTTGCCGATGGCCACTCAGAAGGAAACGAGGACTGA
- a CDS encoding M81 family metallopeptidase: MRIFTAALATETNTFSPICVDRRAFEASLYAPPGQHPDTPTLCTAPITVGRRVTAEKGWQLIEGTATWADPAGLVNRATYEELRDEILDQLRAAMPVDAVVVGLHGAMVAAGYEDTEGDLLQRMREIVGPDVLICAELDPHSHLTAKRVTALDFAVYFKEFPHTDFVDRAEDLWRIAVDTLEGRVKPLISVFDCRMIDVFPTSRDPMRSFVDKIMQIEKDDPDILSISVVHGFMVGDVPEMGTKLLVVTDNKPEKGAALARELGLELFSKRGTFMVPQIDERQAVARAIASTAWPVVIADVWDNPGGGTAGDATVVLAELMARGVTSAAIGTIWDPMAVQICFAAGEGAEIPLRFGAKSAPGTGNPIDGTVKIVKLVRNAEMQFGESLAPFGDAAHIVLNGIDIILNSTRAQSFDPSLFSVMGIDPTKQKILVIKSTNHFFASFSKIAAEILYCSAGTPYPNNPATTPYRRAPKTIWPIVADPHGRERGAA; this comes from the coding sequence TTGCGCATTTTCACCGCAGCACTGGCGACCGAGACCAACACTTTTTCCCCGATCTGCGTGGATCGTCGCGCATTCGAAGCCTCGCTTTATGCGCCCCCCGGCCAACATCCGGACACGCCGACGCTCTGCACCGCGCCGATCACCGTCGGACGGCGCGTCACCGCGGAAAAGGGCTGGCAATTGATCGAGGGAACCGCCACCTGGGCCGACCCTGCAGGCCTCGTCAACCGGGCGACCTACGAGGAATTACGCGACGAAATCCTCGACCAGTTGAGAGCGGCAATGCCTGTTGATGCCGTCGTCGTGGGTCTGCATGGCGCCATGGTGGCGGCCGGGTACGAGGATACGGAAGGCGACCTTCTCCAGCGCATGCGCGAGATCGTCGGACCCGACGTCCTCATCTGCGCCGAACTCGATCCGCACAGCCATCTGACTGCAAAACGCGTCACCGCGCTCGATTTCGCCGTCTATTTCAAGGAATTTCCGCATACGGACTTCGTCGACCGCGCCGAGGATCTCTGGCGCATCGCCGTCGACACGCTTGAAGGCCGGGTCAAGCCTTTAATCTCGGTGTTCGACTGCCGGATGATCGACGTCTTCCCGACATCGCGCGATCCGATGCGCTCCTTCGTCGACAAGATCATGCAGATCGAAAAGGATGATCCGGACATCCTGTCAATCTCTGTGGTCCACGGCTTCATGGTCGGCGACGTTCCCGAAATGGGGACGAAACTGCTTGTCGTGACTGATAATAAACCGGAAAAGGGCGCGGCGTTGGCGCGCGAGCTTGGCCTCGAGCTGTTTTCGAAGCGCGGCACCTTCATGGTCCCGCAGATCGACGAGAGGCAAGCCGTCGCGCGCGCGATTGCTTCAACCGCATGGCCCGTCGTCATCGCCGATGTCTGGGACAATCCGGGCGGCGGCACGGCCGGGGACGCGACCGTTGTTCTCGCCGAGCTCATGGCCCGCGGCGTCACCAGCGCGGCGATCGGCACCATCTGGGATCCGATGGCCGTGCAGATCTGTTTTGCGGCAGGCGAGGGGGCGGAAATTCCGCTGCGTTTCGGGGCCAAGTCGGCGCCCGGCACCGGCAATCCGATCGATGGCACCGTCAAAATCGTCAAGCTGGTTAGGAATGCCGAGATGCAGTTCGGCGAGAGCCTGGCGCCGTTCGGCGATGCCGCCCATATCGTGCTTAACGGCATCGACATCATCCTCAATTCGACACGCGCCCAGAGCTTCGATCCGAGCCTGTTTTCGGTGATGGGCATCGATCCGACGAAGCAGAAGATCCTGGTGATCAAATCCACCAACCACTTCTTCGCGTCCTTCTCGAAGATCGCCGCCGAGATCCTTTACTGCTCCGCCGGAACGCCCTATCCCAATAATCCGGCGACGACGCCGTATCGGCGGGCGCCGAAGACGATATGGCCGATCGTGGCCGATCCACACGGAAGAGAACGCGGAGCCGCCTAG
- a CDS encoding D-TA family PLP-dependent enzyme, giving the protein MHDASFAVVARVGDRIADLSTPRPVIDEDRLAANINRVQSYMDQHGLNFRPHIKTHKIPALAVAQLAAGAKGINCRKVSEAQVFAEAGFEDILITFNILGQQKLERLARLNERISALKVVADSETTVDGLSAHFSGHKPLTVLVECDTGGGRCGMQTPEEAASLAKRIAAADGLTFGGIVTYPKPQSAAAVEAFITEVLQRLQSDGVECPIVSNGGTPSLFEAHLVTSATEHRAGTYIYNDRQMVRMGHCSEDDCAMHVLATVVSRATADRAVIDGGSKALTSDLQGFSDYGLIVGYPEARISSLSEEHGVIDLSNCTGPRPQIGEKLFIIPNHTCVVSNLFDTMVFHRGGVVTRVEKVAARGLVW; this is encoded by the coding sequence ATGCATGATGCCAGCTTTGCCGTCGTCGCCAGGGTAGGAGACAGGATCGCCGATCTCTCGACGCCGCGTCCCGTCATCGACGAAGACAGGCTGGCTGCAAACATCAACCGCGTTCAGTCCTATATGGATCAACACGGGCTGAACTTTCGCCCGCATATCAAGACGCACAAGATTCCCGCTCTCGCCGTCGCGCAACTTGCCGCAGGCGCCAAGGGCATCAACTGCCGGAAGGTCAGCGAGGCGCAAGTCTTTGCCGAAGCCGGCTTCGAGGATATCCTCATCACCTTCAACATCCTCGGACAGCAGAAACTCGAGCGCCTGGCCAGGCTGAACGAGAGAATTTCAGCACTCAAGGTCGTTGCCGACAGCGAAACCACGGTCGACGGCCTCTCGGCACATTTCTCCGGCCACAAGCCGCTGACGGTCCTTGTGGAATGCGATACCGGCGGTGGCCGCTGCGGCATGCAGACACCGGAGGAGGCAGCCTCGCTCGCCAAGCGCATCGCCGCTGCCGACGGCCTCACCTTCGGCGGCATCGTTACTTACCCGAAGCCGCAATCGGCCGCCGCCGTCGAAGCCTTCATCACCGAGGTGCTGCAACGCCTGCAATCGGATGGCGTTGAATGCCCGATCGTCAGCAATGGCGGCACGCCAAGCCTGTTCGAGGCGCATCTCGTCACCTCGGCCACCGAACACCGCGCCGGCACCTATATCTATAACGATCGCCAGATGGTGCGCATGGGCCATTGCAGCGAGGACGATTGCGCCATGCATGTGCTGGCGACCGTCGTCTCACGGGCGACCGCCGACCGCGCCGTCATCGACGGCGGGTCGAAGGCGCTGACCTCGGATCTCCAGGGCTTCAGCGATTACGGCCTGATCGTCGGTTATCCCGAAGCGCGGATCAGCAGCCTCTCGGAAGAACATGGCGTGATCGATCTCTCAAACTGCACCGGCCCCCGGCCGCAGATCGGCGAAAAACTCTTCATCATCCCGAACCACACCTGCGTGGTGTCCAACCTGTTCGATACAATGGTGTTTCATCGGGGCGGCGTGGTCACCCGCGTCGAGAAGGTCGCGGCCCGCGGCCTCGTCTGGTAG